CCGCGAGCCAATAGATATTGAGTTCTAAATCGGATTTGGCATAATCTCCCATCGTAGCCAAGGATCGTCAGCAGAAGCAGCATTTGCGATCGATGTTAAGGAACCGGAATCGCGCAACGGGGCGAACGCTCTGAATGACCAAAAAGAAGAGATCGAACTATTTGTAAAATTGGAAGAATGACCATGCCGATACCTGCCGAACCAAAGATCTACCACATCGTTCACGTCGACAGTCTGCCCTCGATTATTGCAGACGGTTGGCTCTGGTGCGACGCGGAGATCCTCCGCAGCTCTTCGCCCGGCGCCACCATCGGCATGAACGGTATCAAACAACGACAACTTTTATGATCGAATACAAAACAGGCGACATACTTAGTGAAGACGTTGAAGCCTTAGTCAATACGGTCAACTGCGTCGGCATCATGGGACGAGGCCTCGCACTTCAGTTCAAGAACGCTTTCCGAAGCGGCACTAAGGGAGTTCAGCGACCGTAAAGTCATTATATTCCAGCCGAGTGACGCGTCGGTAGATACGCCTCCAAACCGTAAAAGAATCGGCTGACAAACGGTTCGAGAAAGGTTCGGCTGATCGCCGCGTTGGCTCGACTTTTACTAATAAAATAAAACGAGAAAAGATGGTATAATTGAATTGAATATCCGTTATTACATCGATCCAGGAACTGGGCTACCTCATATCTATGGACACGATGTTGCGGAAACAGAGGTGGAAGAGGTTCTTTCCAACCCGGGAGAAGATCGACCGGGTCGAGAGGGATCACGAATCACAATCGGGAAGACATCAGATGGACGTTATCTAAGAATAATTTATGTTCCTGATCCAGACCCAAATAGCGTTTTTGTAATTACCGCCTATGAACTACGAGGCAAACCATTAATTGCCTATCGTCGTCGCAGAAGGAGAAAGAAAAAATGAAACAAAGTAACTTCCCACCAGGATGGGATGCTGAACGAGTGAAAAAGGTATTAGCCCACTATGAATCGCAGTCTGAAGAAGAAGCCGTTGCTGAGGATGAGGCGGTATTCGAGGCTTTGGGACAGACAGTTATGGAGGTCCCAACAGAAATCGTACCGGCAATACGCGAACTCATTGCAAAATATAAAGCAGCTTGATAGGTACTAACAAAACGCTCAGGAGGGACTCGGCAAAAGAGAGATTGACCATGCCGCGTAAAATACCTTCTATATTATTCGGCCCATTAAACCATCAGCTCCGCCCAGTGCTTTACCTGGACCTTCCTCCCCGTCCTCTGAACCCCCAATTTAAACTGCATTAAACAAGCCATACAGGAGGTGGTAATCCATTCGGCCCCACTACTATCCAGATCGGTTAAGGGGTGTTCCAGGATCTTCCGGGAGAGATCGGGATGGCTGAGATTGAACAGGCCGCCGTGGCCGCAGCAGCGGTTGCCTTTAAGTTCCACCAGAGACAGGCCGGGCACGGACCGCAAGAGCTCTCTTGGCTCCTTCTCGATCTTGAGTTTTCTTTTAGCATGACAAGGGTCGTGGAAAGCCACGGATAGCGGGGAGAGGGAAGGGCTGGGACTCAGGCTGGACCCTCTCTTTGCCAGAAATTGGCTCAGCTCCTCCACCTTTTGGATAAAACCCCTAACTTTGGGCTGAAGCGCCGTCTCCCCGGCCAAAAGCTCGGGATAAGCCATTTTGATGTGGGTGGCACAGGAAGAACAGGAAACCACGATGGCCTCCAAATGGTCCCGATGAAAAGCCAGAACATTTTTCCTGGCCAGGTCCCGGGCTGTCTTCAGGTCGCCCAAACTGAAAGCCGGAAGGCCGCAACAGCTCTGCTGTGTCGGGACTGTTATAGTTCCCATGGGGCGAAGGAGTTTCAGTGTGGCCTCACCCACTTCCGGGTAGAGATAATTGGTTGTACACCCCACAAAATAACCGATTTCAGGGGAATGGGCTTTAGGTTGGATGGCCGGCTTTAGGTTCCGATCCAGAAAAAAAGGCCGGGCCAGTTCCGGCCAGGCCCTTGGGTCCGTGGAAAAGCGCAGCCTTAATCCCCTTTCTCCGGGGATCTTTTTGAATAGCAGATTTTGCCCTCCCCGGAGGATTTTCAGCCGATCCGGACAAGGCAGGATTTCCCGGGCCAGAAATTTTTTCAACTTGGCCGGTCCAACCTTTTCCATAAACAGGCAGCGGCCTTTCTGAATCAACTCATCGGCCTTGACCCCGCTGGCGCAATTTTCAGCGCAGGCCCCGCAGAGCAGACAGTTACTTAACAGATGATAGATTTCTTTATCGGCAGTCAGGGGGTCGGAGAAATAACCGGAAAGGATGGCCAGTTTACCCCTGGCTACCAGGGTTTCCTGACCCGTCTCTAAATAAATAGGGCAGACGGAATGGCAGCTTCCGCATTTAATACACTTCGAAACTTCTTCTTCCCATGACAAATTACTTTACCCTGGTCCCTGGAACGATCTCTGCTTCAGGAATGATCAGCTTTAATCCCTTTTCATCCCTGGCGGCCAGGAGCATGGCCTGGGATTCCACTCCCATGAGCTTGGTAGGCAAAAGATTGGCCACCACCACGATCTCTTTTCCTGGAAGCTCCTCCGGTGCGTAGTCCTGACCGATACCGGCCACCAGGGTCCTTTTTTCCCCAAGGTCAATCTCTAATTTTAGAAGTTTTTTGGATTTAGGGACCCTTTCGGCCGAAAGGATTTTGGCTACCCGCAAATCCCATTTTTGGAATTCTTCAAAGGACAGGGGGGAAAGCACGGGTATCACCGGTTCTTTGGGGGATTTGGGCGGAGGAGCCGGTTTGGCCTTTTCCGTTTCGATACGGGGAAACAGGGCCGATCCTTTTTGGATAGGAGTCCCGGGAATAATTCCCCCCCAGAACAAGTCCTCTGCCCATTTTGGAGGTCCTGACTGAACCCCAATCCCTAATTGTCGACCCATCCGGACTGAAGTCTGCGGCATAAAGGGAAAGAGCAGCAGGGCTATCTGCCTCAAGGTCTCCGCCAGAGTATAAAGGACCGTCATCAATCTCGGTTTTTGTCCCGGGTCCCTGGCCAAGGCCCAGGGGGCCTGGGTGTCGATATACTTATTTACTTCATCAATCAATTCCCATAGAATCATCAAGGCCTTATGAAAACCGAGCTTCCGGGTCTCCTGCTTCATGGTTTCCAAAACCTGAACAGTCCTTTCCTTAAGCCCTTCTTCCGCCGGGCCGTACTCTTCCGGTTTGGGGATTGTCCCGCTGGAGTATTTCTCGATCATGGTCAGGCTGCGGCTGAAACAATTACCGAGGTTATTGGCCAGATCGGCATTAATCCGTTGAATCATGGCCTCTTCACTGAAATGGGCATCCAGCCCAAAGACCATCTCCCGCAGGAAGAAATAGCGGACCGCATCGGTTCCAAAACGTTCGATCAAGTCCTTCGGCCGAATAACATTACCCAAGGTTTTTGAAATCTTGGCCTGGTCTATGTTCCAATAGCCGTGGACATTGAGATGTTGAAAAGGCTCTATCCCGGCAGCTTTTAGCATGGTCGGCCAATAGATGCCGTGGGGCTTTAAAATATCTTTGGCAATAATGTGTTGGGCTGAGGGCCAAAATTGAGGGAAAAGGCTCCCATTCGGAAAATCCAGGCCGGTCAGATAATTGATCAGGGCATCAAACCAGACATAGGTTACATAATTATCATCAAAAGGCAGGGAAATCCCCCAGGTCAGCCTAGATTTAGGCCGGGAAATGCAAAGATCTTCCAATGGTTCGTTTAAAAAAGAAAGGGCTTCATTCCGGTAGCGTTCCGGGCGAATAAAATCCGGATTCTTTTTAATATGATCGATCAGCCAATCCTGATAAGCGCTCATACGAAAGAAATAATTGGCCTCTTTGACCAGGG
This portion of the Deltaproteobacteria bacterium genome encodes:
- a CDS encoding DUF4433 domain-containing protein; this translates as MPIPAEPKIYHIVHVDSLPSIIADGWLWCDAEILRSSSPGATIGMNGIKQRQLL
- a CDS encoding DUF4258 domain-containing protein gives rise to the protein MNIRYYIDPGTGLPHIYGHDVAETEVEEVLSNPGEDRPGREGSRITIGKTSDGRYLRIIYVPDPDPNSVFVITAYELRGKPLIAYRRRRRRKKK
- the metG gene encoding methionine--tRNA ligase, with amino-acid sequence MEKTFYVTTPIYYVNAEPHIGHAYSTLVADTLNRFYQSLGYSCRFQTGTDEHGEKVVQAAQKEGLEPKPYADRISHLFRQTWPELNIQPDRFIRTTDADHIRVVTYILNKVYESGDIYFSEYEGQYCLGCERFYTERELVDGLCPDHQSKPTLVKEANYFFRMSAYQDWLIDHIKKNPDFIRPERYRNEALSFLNEPLEDLCISRPKSRLTWGISLPFDDNYVTYVWFDALINYLTGLDFPNGSLFPQFWPSAQHIIAKDILKPHGIYWPTMLKAAGIEPFQHLNVHGYWNIDQAKISKTLGNVIRPKDLIERFGTDAVRYFFLREMVFGLDAHFSEEAMIQRINADLANNLGNCFSRSLTMIEKYSSGTIPKPEEYGPAEEGLKERTVQVLETMKQETRKLGFHKALMILWELIDEVNKYIDTQAPWALARDPGQKPRLMTVLYTLAETLRQIALLLFPFMPQTSVRMGRQLGIGVQSGPPKWAEDLFWGGIIPGTPIQKGSALFPRIETEKAKPAPPPKSPKEPVIPVLSPLSFEEFQKWDLRVAKILSAERVPKSKKLLKLEIDLGEKRTLVAGIGQDYAPEELPGKEIVVVANLLPTKLMGVESQAMLLAARDEKGLKLIIPEAEIVPGTRVK
- a CDS encoding (Fe-S)-binding protein, giving the protein MSWEEEVSKCIKCGSCHSVCPIYLETGQETLVARGKLAILSGYFSDPLTADKEIYHLLSNCLLCGACAENCASGVKADELIQKGRCLFMEKVGPAKLKKFLAREILPCPDRLKILRGGQNLLFKKIPGERGLRLRFSTDPRAWPELARPFFLDRNLKPAIQPKAHSPEIGYFVGCTTNYLYPEVGEATLKLLRPMGTITVPTQQSCCGLPAFSLGDLKTARDLARKNVLAFHRDHLEAIVVSCSSCATHIKMAYPELLAGETALQPKVRGFIQKVEELSQFLAKRGSSLSPSPSLSPLSVAFHDPCHAKRKLKIEKEPRELLRSVPGLSLVELKGNRCCGHGGLFNLSHPDLSRKILEHPLTDLDSSGAEWITTSCMACLMQFKLGVQRTGRKVQVKHWAELMV